AGCAGCGCCGCGTGTGCGGTCCTGGGCCTCCGCATGCGCGGGGAACGCCCTGATGTCCTGGAGTGAAGTCTTCCCGCCCCCGCCAGCATGCGACAGGGGCGGGACGTATCAGGCGGACTTTTCCTGCTGCAACTTGCGTTCCGCTTCCTCGTCATAGCCGGAGGACGCCGGAGGGGTATCGTTGCTCTTGGGCTGGCTGGTCGAGGGCGGATCGCTCGCGTCCATCGACTCGTCGAGGCCGCGATCGAGCTTGGCCTCGGCATTGGCCGGGTCGCGCTCTAGGCGCGCGGCGATCGACTCGTCCTGTCCCGCATCCTGACGCGGATCGTGGACGTGCGCACCCGTATCGGTGTCCTTAGCGACTGGCGTATCGTCCTCTGTCATTACCGTTCTCCTATCGGTTACGCGGGGAGAACGATCGAAACACAGGCCGCGTTCCAGCGGCTATTGGTCGATCCGCTCGACCACGATTTGCTGCTGGTTGAGCGTGGCGGCGCCAAACGTGGTCATGAAGGCGATGTCGGTGGCGTCGCGACCGACCGCGATCCGCACCAGATCGCGCGCGCTGCCCATGCCGGTCGCATCGACCAGCCGCCACGCACCTTCCAGCCACAGTTCGGCGACCGCGTGGAAATCGGGCGGTTCGACGCCGGGAGCATAAGCCGAGACGCAACGCGCCGGGATGCCGCCGGCACGGGCAAGCGCGACGAGCAGATGGGCATAGTCGCGGCAGACGCCCTGACGGTTGGCGAAGGTCATCAATGCTGTGGTCGCGCCGGTGCTGCTGCCCGAAGTGTAGGTGAGGTGATCGCCCACCCACTCGGTCAGCGCGGCCGCGAGCGCACCGCCGCGCAGGCCGGCGAAGGTCTGTTCGAGAAAGCCCTGGAACTGGTCCGATTCGCAATAGCGGCTCGGCATCAGATACGGCACCGTCTCGGGCGGCAGCAGCCGCGGTGCCGTATCGCCGAGCGACGCCAGCGCGACATCGTCACGGTCGATGATCACGACCGCCTGATAGGTGGCATGGAAGCGATTTTCCGCGAGCGCCCAGCACCGGACACCGACATCGTCCGCGCCCGGCATCGCGCGCAGCGGCTCGTTGCTGGAAATCAGCAGATTGTCATATTCGAGCTGCTGGTCCGCCATCGCCGCGGCCTGCACCAGCAGCAGCATGTCGGTCGCGCCATCGATATCATAGTCCAGTTCGACGTCGATCTTGAGGCGCATTTTTTTCCCTTTTGGCAAGCGAAAGGCCCGGCGGATCGCTCCGCCGGGCCTTCCCGATATCAGACGTTTGTGACGCCGCTTAGTTGCGGTTGCCGAACAGACGCAGGATGAACAGGAACATGTTGATGAAATCGAGGTACAGGCTCAGCGCCGACATGATGATCGTATGCTGCTCCGCACCGGTTCCAGCGACCTGCGCATACAGGCTCTTGGTACGCTGCGTATCGTAGGCGGTGAGGCCAGCGAAGATCAGCACGCCGACGAAGCTGATGACCAGATCGAGCGGACCCGAGTGGAAGAACAGGTTGAGCAGGCTCGCCACGATCAGGCCGACGAGGCCCATCATCAGGAACGTGCCCATCGCCGACAGGTTACGGTTGGTGGTGTAGCCATAGAGGCTGAGGCCACCGAACGCCGCCGATGCCGCGAAGAACGCCTGCGCGATCGCGATCGGCGAATAGACCAGGAAGATCGTTGAGAGCGACAGACCCATCGCCACCGCGAAGCCCCAGAACATCGCCTGAAGCGCACCGGACGACATGCGACCGCCGCCGAAGCTCATGCCGAACACGAAGCCGAGCGGTGCGAAGCTGATGACCCATTTGAGCAGGCCGGGGCCGCCGAACACCTGAGCGGCCATGCCGCTGGCGACGAAGCCGAGCGCCACGATGCCGCTGAGCAGCACGCCCGAGAGCATGTAATTGTAAACCGACAACATATAGCGGCGCAGACCCGCGTCGAACGCGCCTGCGCGCGCCGCCGAGTCCGCCCCGAAGGGGGCTGCGCCGGGACGGGGATCAGACCAGTTGGCCATTGTAACACATCTCCTTGGACCGGCCATGTGCCGGTTCTTCGCGAATATCGGCGTTTGCGAGGGGCTTTTCAAGCAATTCCGCCTTATCAAGATGTCGTTGTCTTCTGTTAATGATGTGTTGCCATGCACCGACTTTTTGTTGCTCTCCGCCCGCCGCGTGCCATCCGCCTGCACCTTGCCGACGTGATGCACGGCATCGGTGACGCGCGCTGGCAGGATGACGACCAGTTGCACCTGACGGTCCGCTATATCGGCGAGGTCGACCGGCGCATGGCGGAGGATATCGCGGTGGAACTTGGCCATGTCCACGGGCACGCGATCACGGCGGCGGTGGCGGGTGTCGGCGCGTTCGACCGGCGCGGGCGGATCGACGCGTTATGGGCGGGGCTGACCCCACATGATGCACTGGCCGCGCTTCACCGCAAGGTCGATCACGCGCTGGTGCGGCTCGGCCTGCCGCCCGAGGGGCGCGCCTATCTGCCGCACATCACGCTCGCCCGGCTGCCGCGCACCGCCGATCCGCACGAAATCGAACGCTGGCGCGCGGCGCAGGCGGGGCTGGCGAGCGCGCCGTTCACGATGGAGCATCTGATCCTGTTCGAAAGCACCCTCGGCGCCGGGGGTGCGCGCTATGATACGATCGCGCGCTGGCCGCTGGGTTGAGCTTCAGGTTTTATCCGCGTCGGCCGAACCCCACACCGTTCGTCCCGAGCGAAGTCGAGGGACAAGCCCAAAGCGCTGCGCATGGTGTCTCGACTTCGCTCGACACGAACGGGTGAGGAACGGTCGGCTGCGCTCAAATCCCGTCGATCATGTCCGCCAGCACCTCGAGGCACGATCCCGCCAGCCGCTTGCACCGCTCCGGTGACCAGCCGAATTCGGCATCGGCATTGGCGTCATGGTCCTTGAAGGGCATTTCCAGCGTCATCGCCACCGCGCCGAAGCGATTGGCGAGCTGGTTGGTCGACATGGTGAGGTTGGCCTTGCCCGGCGCCGATTTGCCGTAACCCTGCTCCATCTGGAAATCGGGCGTGTGCGCGGTGAGACGGCGCTGGAAATCGTAGAAGGCTTCGCCCTGCGCGTCGGTCCAGTTGGGGATGCCTTCGAACCCGGCGATGAAATTGGCGGGAATCGATTCGTCGCCGTGGACGTCCATCGCGAAGGCGACGCCGGTCGCATCCATCGCGTTGCGCACGCACAGCACCTCGGGGCTCTTTTCCAGCGTCGGCGCGTGCCATTCGCGGTTGAGGTTCACCCCCGCCGCATTGGTGCGCAGATGGCCGCGGAAACTGCCGTCGGGGTTCATGTTGGGGACGATGTGGAACGTCGCCTTTTCGCGCAGCGCCGCCATCACCGGGTTGGCGGTGTCGGTGAGGCGTTCGAGCGCGCCCTCGGCCCAATATTCCGCCATCGTCTCGCCGGGATGCTGGCGGGCGTAGAGCCACACCGGCTTGGGTCCGTCGCCAAGCGTGAGGCAATCGATCGCGCGCCCGTCGAGCGTCTGGCCGAGTTCGCGGTGGGTGACGCCGGGTTCGCGCGCCATCCGCGCGATCAGGGCATCGTGCCGGTTCATCGTGTACGGCGCGAAATAGGCGAACCAGACGAGTTCGCTGCTTCCGTCCGAGCCGAATTCGAGCGCGCCGTCGGCATAGCGGGTCGGCGCGAGGCGCCATGTCTCGCGGTCGGTGCTCATCCGCACCTTGTAGCCTGGCCAGCCCGGCGGATAGGCCGATCCGCCGGCGTTGACGATCCGGTAGGTGAGCGCGCGACCGTGCGCGCCCGCCACCCGGAAATGGAACCATTGGTAGAAATCGCTATGCCGGTCGGTAACGATTTCCAGCGTGGCGATATCGCCCTCGATGCCGACCACGCGGATGTTGCCGCTGTCGAAGGCGGCGTTGATGCTGATGCTCATCGCACCGTGATAGTGCGCCCCGATTCACCGGGGAAGCCCCGGAACAGCGCGTTCGCCAGTTTGTGCGCGGTGGCGTCGGTCTGCGCCGCCGCCGCCGTCTCGGGCGCGGCGGTGCGCGCGCGGCCTTCCCAGACCACGGTCGCGTCACTGCGGCGCTTGATCTGCACCGATAGCTCGGTGAGGATCACGTAG
This genomic stretch from Sphingomonas panacis harbors:
- a CDS encoding transglutaminase-like domain-containing protein encodes the protein MRLKIDVELDYDIDGATDMLLLVQAAAMADQQLEYDNLLISSNEPLRAMPGADDVGVRCWALAENRFHATYQAVVIIDRDDVALASLGDTAPRLLPPETVPYLMPSRYCESDQFQGFLEQTFAGLRGGALAAALTEWVGDHLTYTSGSSTGATTALMTFANRQGVCRDYAHLLVALARAGGIPARCVSAYAPGVEPPDFHAVAELWLEGAWRLVDATGMGSARDLVRIAVGRDATDIAFMTTFGAATLNQQQIVVERIDQ
- a CDS encoding Bax inhibitor-1/YccA family protein, with the translated sequence MANWSDPRPGAAPFGADSAARAGAFDAGLRRYMLSVYNYMLSGVLLSGIVALGFVASGMAAQVFGGPGLLKWVISFAPLGFVFGMSFGGGRMSSGALQAMFWGFAVAMGLSLSTIFLVYSPIAIAQAFFAASAAFGGLSLYGYTTNRNLSAMGTFLMMGLVGLIVASLLNLFFHSGPLDLVISFVGVLIFAGLTAYDTQRTKSLYAQVAGTGAEQHTIIMSALSLYLDFINMFLFILRLFGNRN
- the thpR gene encoding RNA 2',3'-cyclic phosphodiesterase; amino-acid sequence: MHRLFVALRPPRAIRLHLADVMHGIGDARWQDDDQLHLTVRYIGEVDRRMAEDIAVELGHVHGHAITAAVAGVGAFDRRGRIDALWAGLTPHDALAALHRKVDHALVRLGLPPEGRAYLPHITLARLPRTADPHEIERWRAAQAGLASAPFTMEHLILFESTLGAGGARYDTIARWPLG
- a CDS encoding M14 family metallopeptidase encodes the protein MSISINAAFDSGNIRVVGIEGDIATLEIVTDRHSDFYQWFHFRVAGAHGRALTYRIVNAGGSAYPPGWPGYKVRMSTDRETWRLAPTRYADGALEFGSDGSSELVWFAYFAPYTMNRHDALIARMAREPGVTHRELGQTLDGRAIDCLTLGDGPKPVWLYARQHPGETMAEYWAEGALERLTDTANPVMAALREKATFHIVPNMNPDGSFRGHLRTNAAGVNLNREWHAPTLEKSPEVLCVRNAMDATGVAFAMDVHGDESIPANFIAGFEGIPNWTDAQGEAFYDFQRRLTAHTPDFQMEQGYGKSAPGKANLTMSTNQLANRFGAVAMTLEMPFKDHDANADAEFGWSPERCKRLAGSCLEVLADMIDGI